Sequence from the Candidatus Aegiribacteria sp. genome:
GAGAGAGCAGAGGTTTCAAGATTGCTCAGCGAAATGCGAAAATCTCTTCGGATTCAAGCTCTGCACTAATCTGTATTCAGGGGACGTATTATCAGGTACAGAGGCTTAATGAATTCTCCAAGATCTCTGACGGATCGTAATGAATTGTTGAGTTGCAGTAAACTCTTCTGAGATCATCTTAATGCGATTAATTAGAAGAGAGTCTTAATACTGCCCCAGGTTTCAGGTTCAAGAGCAAGATTCTCTCCGTAGAAATCAAAGAAAAGATCCATAGGAAAACCGAATACAATCATACATTCTACCCATACACCGGAACCGTCATCGTACCAGGAGTCATCACCTATGAAATTCTCACTAAAAAGAATAAAGCAGTTGTCGTTAACATCAGCCTGGGTCTCGAAGTAGTAGTGGACACCCGCATCAAGCTCAGGATATGCGTCTGCGCTAATGGTACAGTGAGTCTCGTAGATATTGTAGCCCCAATTGCTGTCACCTGTGAAGGTATTGGTGCAGGGTACGCTCTCTACCCATACATCGGTGTTGGTGTTGGGGTCGGAGTCTCCGGTATCATCAACTGAAATGACGAGATTCATCATTGAGCCCATTTCACCTGTCCACATCATCCAGACGTACATATCTGTGATATAGTAATCACCATCAAGCTCGAAATCATCACAGAGCCACCGGTTACCACTGCTGTAATTACTTAGACCGGTAATTAGATTTGAATAAACGTAAGTCTGCGAATAGACCAACCCATCAATTTCAATCGGACCGGTTCCCTGAATGTGACGGGGGCCCAGAATAAGAGGCTGGTCAGCCAGGATAGATGCTATAGATATGAATAGCAATGCAGAAAGAAGTTTCTTCATTGTACACCTCCTTACACTGAAGATGAACTCACATAGAGTGTAGATAATTGTTTATTCTGTGTCAAGATACAGTATCGTCTCTGGAGCCGGTCGTTAATTGCGACACTTGCACAGATTCTAAGAATCCGCAGGGTAAGTTTACCCTGAGCGAGTCATATGACTATTCGAGACGATCCCCGAAACCTCAGAATTGTAGAAACAGTCTACAGACTGGAAATCCTGGACATGTTTCATATGTGGCTCTCGCTTTTTACAGGTACTGCTATAGTAAGAGAGAAATAGGATGAGATATAGAAAGAACTTATTCTCTGTATATCTGTTCTGATTACCGGTTCTCTTTAAGATTGATGAATTTTGAGAGTCCGAAAGTAGTATATCTCCATAGTTTTCTGCAAGATCGGATTCTCTTCAGCGTTCTCCATATAATGGAAGGTCGCATATAAATACTAATTAGAGCCTTTTTTCGCTCTCTGGCTATTTCCTCCCTTGTAAGATGATAAGTGTTCATGACAGGCAAGAAGTAATTACCCTTTTCAAGATCATGTTCACAGAAAAGATCTTCTCTCAATCCCAGTTCATAAAGGGGGGTTCCCGGAAACGGGTATGCACTGTGAATTTCATAGAAATCAGCCGGGATTCGCTTCGCAAACTCAACAGTTTCACTGATCGTATCCCAGGTTTCCCAGGGCAGTCCTATCACAAAATACAGCATGGAAAGAATCCCGTGCTTCCTGCATAGATTAACAGACCGGCTTACATCATCCAGATTTATATTCTTTTTCATCTTTGTGAGCATCTCTGGTGAACCGGATTCAACACCAAAACTTACGATGTAGCATCCTGCCCTGGCCATCGCGTCAGCTCTTTCCTCATCAAAAGTATCAACCCTCGAATTTGCTCCCCATCTGATTGCATGACCTGATTCTGAAATACTTCTGCACAATTCAATTACCCATTGTTTATCTATTGTGAAAGTATCCGATCGAAAAAGAAAGGATCTGATTCCGTAATTGTTAACACACGAATCTATTTCCGACGTGATACTGGAAACGGATCTTTTCCTGATCCTTTTCCCGCTGACCAGGAAAACAGGGCAGAATATGCATTGTCCGGAACAACCTCTTGATGTCAGTACAGGAGTCAGAGGTTCGCCTGTTTCAGGATCTGGATAAAGCTCGTTTCTTATAAGATCCCGAGCCGGTTCAGGCAGGATATCCAGGTTTTCGAGAAGTTCCCTGTCCGGGTTTCGAATAACTTCTCCGCTGACGCTTCTGTATGTTAATCCTGTTATCTGAGCTGGATCACTACCGCTGATCAGATCCCCAATAATAAGTTCCGATTCACCTCTTACAGCATAATCAAGTGTACTGTATCTGTTTAAGGCTTCGATGTCATGATCTGAAAGATGAGCACCCTTAGCAATGCATTTAATCCTGTTTCCCGTCTCCTCGTGAGCTATTTCGGCTGCTTTCATATCATCCTGGAAAGTAGGTGTTGTTGTGCTTATTACAAGGAAATCGGGTTTGAAGTCTCTTAAAAGAGCCCTGAATTCATCCCAGCCTCCTCCTTCAACAGGATAGTCCTTTATTAAGCAGGTGGAACTGGAATCTCTTCTGCACACGGCCGCTATGTATGCAAGATCCATCGGTGGGCGTACACCCTGAGCCATCATACTCTTCACAGGAGCCTGACATCTGTCTTCCCTCAGATATAGACCTGTAGGAGGGTTAATGAGCAAAATTTTCGAGTTCACAGTGTATTGAATCTTCTCCAGTTTCTTGCGAGTTCCGTGAAAGCCTTAATTATTACACTTATTCTGGCCCCGCTCTGTGTTCCCTCAAGTCTTGGAAAATGAGGAATAGGGACTTCAAGAATACTGTATCCAGCTTTTTTGCAGCGGCATAACAGTTCAGCAGAAATAATCGCTCCATCCGAACTAAGGGGTAAAACCCTTTTCAGAGCTTCTCCCGGAATCAGCTTGAAAGCGCAGTCAATATCCCTGACTCTCCTTAATCCCAGAAGTAGTCTTATAAGAACATTGAAAAGAGCTGCGTTAAGCCGCCTGTAAAACGGATCCTTCCTGTTTATTCGATAACCTACGGCAACAACAGGCTGATCAGACAATACAACAATATCTACAAGCAGATACAAATCCTCGATTTTAAACTGTCTGTCGCCATCGGAAAAGAAAACCCAGTCTTTTGTGCTGTTGGCAAATCCGGTTTTCAGAGCAGCTCCGTATCCCAGGTTATGCTCATGAATAATCGCCTTTACCAGTCCGGGATACTTTTTCTCCATGCTTCTGGCAAGCTCACCGGTCGAATCTTCACTGCCATCGTCAATTGCAATGATTTCCAGATCATCC
This genomic interval carries:
- a CDS encoding B12-binding domain-containing radical SAM protein, with the translated sequence MNSKILLINPPTGLYLREDRCQAPVKSMMAQGVRPPMDLAYIAAVCRRDSSSTCLIKDYPVEGGGWDEFRALLRDFKPDFLVISTTTPTFQDDMKAAEIAHEETGNRIKCIAKGAHLSDHDIEALNRYSTLDYAVRGESELIIGDLISGSDPAQITGLTYRSVSGEVIRNPDRELLENLDILPEPARDLIRNELYPDPETGEPLTPVLTSRGCSGQCIFCPVFLVSGKRIRKRSVSSITSEIDSCVNNYGIRSFLFRSDTFTIDKQWVIELCRSISESGHAIRWGANSRVDTFDEERADAMARAGCYIVSFGVESGSPEMLTKMKKNINLDDVSRSVNLCRKHGILSMLYFVIGLPWETWDTISETVEFAKRIPADFYEIHSAYPFPGTPLYELGLREDLFCEHDLEKGNYFLPVMNTYHLTREEIARERKKALISIYMRPSIIWRTLKRIRSCRKLWRYTTFGLSKFINLKENR
- a CDS encoding glycosyltransferase family 2 protein — its product is MVNEPKRPLRSLTMFFPFHNEEDNIIFMIESAVKTGSKIADDLEIIAIDDGSEDSTGELARSMEKKYPGLVKAIIHEHNLGYGAALKTGFANSTKDWVFFSDGDRQFKIEDLYLLVDIVVLSDQPVVAVGYRINRKDPFYRRLNAALFNVLIRLLLGLRRVRDIDCAFKLIPGEALKRVLPLSSDGAIISAELLCRCKKAGYSILEVPIPHFPRLEGTQSGARISVIIKAFTELARNWRRFNTL